The following are encoded together in the Daucus carota subsp. sativus chromosome 5, DH1 v3.0, whole genome shotgun sequence genome:
- the LOC135152806 gene encoding uncharacterized protein LOC135152806: MGRRDEGVKIPMLVREHYFHWKVKMRMHLLSLDPSYINCIEKGPHVPVKINTALRLDGSEAEDVEVPKNPSEFTEEDEKEVHKDNKAMNILFNGIDDDMFDSVINCPTAKEVHISKLSLVPDYSAVLQIDYQISMVALGKIFAQREAGAVKVPNETKIVQKILHLAGKAFKDFKEKLEAHEEQYRKIQVTNNLQLNEKKQDLLVTLQERLPRKGSHSSSLSKLSELVGRAEASKFAEGTRKVVEEVSHCIYRIMSNTLGGVQQMELVKTCRNCPKTPDLFEISRSVDVFDSDGGDGGGDGGVEGGDGRRMIVAERNNGGGDGSGGFGGGGLHKGGGGYGGGGDGGGGSGGCGGGMSYAGTRSRGAVRQLPRLT; encoded by the exons atgggaagaagagatgaaggagtcaagattccaatgctggtcaGAGAACACTACTTTCATTGGAAGGTGAAAATGAGAATGCATCTTCTCTCCTTGGATCCTAGCTACATCAActgtattgagaaaggaccacatgttccagttaaaatcaacactgccctgagacttgatggaagtgaagctgAAGATGTTGAAGTGCCTAAAAATCCTTCTGAGTTCACTGAGgaagatgagaaagaagtgcacaaggataacaaGGCTATGAACATTCTgttcaatggtattgatgatgacatgtttgatagtgttatcaactgTCCAACTGCAAAGGAA GTACATATCTCCAa GTTAAGTTTGGTTCCAGACTATTCAGCAGTTCTCCAAATCGACTATCAAATCT CCATGGTAGCTCTGGGCAAGATATTTGCTCAAAGGGAGGCTGGTGCAGTAAAGG TGCCCAATGAGACAAAAATTGTGCAAAAGATTCTTCACTTGGCCGGAAAGGCTTTTAAGGATTTTAAGGAAAAGCTCGAAGCTCACGAGGAACAATATAGAAAAATTCAGGTTACCAACAACCTCCAACTTAATGAGAAG AAGCAAGATTTGTTGGTGACGCTGCAAGAAAGGCTTCCAAGAAAAGGAAGTCATTCTTCATCCCTGTCAAAGTTGTCCGAGCTTGTCGGAAGAGCAGAAGCATCAAAATTTGCTGAAGGCACACGTAAAGTCGTTGAGGAGGTTTCTCATTGTATTTACAGGATCATGTCCAATACATTGGGCGGTGTACAACAGATG gaattagtgaaaacttgcagaaactgcCCAAAAACTCCAGATTTGTTCGAGATCTCCAGATCTGTTGATGTTtttgattcagatggtggtgacggtggtggagatggtggagttgaaggtggagatggacgaaggatgattgtagcggag agaaataatggaggtggagatggaagtGGTGGTTTTGGAGGGGGCGGGCTACAtaaaggtggtggtggttatggaggaggcggggacggaggtggtggcagtggcggatgtggaggtggg ATGAGTTATGCTGGTACGCGAAGCAGAGGAGCCGTGCGACAGTTACCACGCCTAACCTAA